The window TTGAGCCTTGGCTTTTGTAGCAGGTAAACCCGCCGCGCTGCTGCCTTGGCAAACATGTCTGGCGCAATCTCTCCCCAATCTGACGGGTCAATATCTTGATCGCTCATTGCATCTAATCGTTGCCAATCAGTTTAAGAGTTGCTCGAAATAGGTCCGTTGTTCATATTTCGGTGCTTTTCTTGTAGAAGTAATACGGGTGCAATCCTCACGTTCTGTATGAACAACGGCAACGACTCGCCCTTGGCAAGCGAGCCAGAAGAAAGAGGGGAGTGAGCGATTTCTACGCTAGATGCATAGTGCTAAGTCTATGGCAAATTAGCGAAGGATTGATAGGAAACGAGTCTCACAGTTGCGTAAAATGTTCCTAACCCAATGGATAGGTATTTATTCTCATTATGATGGAACAGTTCCCCTGGCTGACCGTGATCGTGCTATTGCCGTTGGTAGCCGCGTTATTCATTCCTTTGATACCTGATAAAAGCGGCAAGACGGTCCGCTGGTATGCCTTGGGGGTTGGCACGGCTGATTTTGCACTAATGTTCTACACCTTTTGGCGGCATTACGATGCGAGCCAGGCGACCTTCCAACTGGCGGAAAAGGTGGTTTGGTTACCGCAGTTGGGCTTGAGTTGGGCGCTATCGGTGGATGGTATTTCGGCTTCGCTAGTCCTGTTGGCGGGCTTTGTGACGACGCTTTCGATGTTTGCCGCCTGGCAGGTAGATCGGCGATCGCGCCTGTTCTATACATTGATGTTGATTCTGTATGCTGCCCAGTTGGGGGTATTTCTGGCCCAAGATCTGATTCTGTTCTTCATCATGTGGGAAGTGGAACTGGTGCCAGTCTATTTGCTGGTATGCATTTGGGGCGGGCAAAATCGGGACTATGCAGCGACGAAGTTCTTGATGTATACGGCCCTGGCTTCGATCTTCATTTTGGTGGCAGCCCTAGGAATGGGATTCTATGGCGATACGCTCACCTTTGATATGGCTGAACTAGGGAGAAAGCAGTTTCCTTTAGGACTGGAATTGTTTTTGTACGCTGGACTGCTAGTATCCTTTGGGGTCAAATTGGCAATTTTCCCCTTTCATACTTGGCTACCGGACACCCACGGCGAAGCTTCTTCTCCTGTATCCATGATTTTGGCAGGAGTATTACTGAAAATGGGGGGGTATGGGCTGATCCGGTTGAACTTGGAACTATTACCCCATGCCCATGTGTATTTTGCGCCGACGTTGGTGATTTTAGGGGTAGTCAACATTGTCTATGGGGCGCTAAACTCCTTTGCACAGACCAATATGAAGCGGCGGTTGGCCTATTCCTCAATTTCTCACATGGGGTTTGTCCTGCTAGGGATTGCTTCCTACACTGATTTGGGTGTGAGTGGGGCGATGCTGCAAATGTTGTCCCACGGGCTGATTGCGTCGGTGTTATTTTTCTTGGCAGGCGTTACCTACGATCGCTCCCGCACGATGATGATGAATCAGTTGGGTGGGTTGGGGCAGGCCATGCCCACCGTGTTTGCTCTGTTCACCATGGGGACACTGGCATCCTTAGCTTTGCCTGGAATGAGTGGGTTTGCCGGAGAGCTGGAGGTCTTGGTCGGCTTGGCCACATCGGACATCTATGGTCCGGCCTTTCGCTCGGTAGCCCTTTTTCTGGCAGCAGTAGGGCTGATTCTGACACCGATCTACCTGCTGTCGATGGTGCGGCAGGTGTTTCATGGGGCCAGTGCTGATCAAATGTGTGACCTGGTGCCTGCCTGTGATCTGGATGACCTAGATTTGAAGGCTCAGGGTAACCAAGAGGCAAACTGTTTTGGCACGGACTGTATCTTGCCAGAGGAGGCAGAGTTTAGGGATGCCAGTTCTCGGGAGATTTTTATTGCGGCTTGTTTTCTGGGGCTGATTATTGCGATCGGGTGTTATCCCAAGGTGGCGACCCAGATGTATGACGTAAAATCGATGGCGGTCAATTCCCAGGTGCTGACGGCGTATCATGAGACCTATCCAGATACGCTGCAGCGTTTGGCGCAGGGGCGATGGAGTTCGGCGATCTCAGCCGCTCAATCTGCGGATGTCTTGGGTGTTGTCAAATAATCGACGCCCGTCAATCACGCTAGTCAGGGTTAGCCCAGCGCATTGAGAAAGAGCTGGGCGCCAGGGCCAAGTACGCCGGTCTAGACACCTTCAAGCGCAAAGCACTGGTGTAGGTTCTGACATTAAGGGAGCACACAGTGGAGCGCCCCCTTAATCGACATCAGCGATTGAGTATCATAACGTTCCGTTTAACCCGCCGCAGATAGCTTGAACACTTCATCGATCAACCCTCAACGGTCGGGTTCAAACGGGTTATTAGCTGCAACCGCAATTTGCAGCAGTTACTTTTGTGTGCCTTAGTCGACTAAACTGATTTCGCCTGTATTCAGGTCATAGTAGGCGCCTACAATTTTGAGTTTACCTTCTTGTAGGGCCGAAGCAATTACAGAAGAGTTTTGTAGTCGCTGTACTTGCAAGCTCACATTTGACTTGATTGCGTTTGTGAGGCGATCGCCCGATTTTCCCTCCGAGGCTTGAACGGCTGGTCGAATTGCAAATACCAGTGATTCAATGACACCTGGTAATTCTCCCCCTTCCAGAGCCGCTGCCACGGCACCACATCGCTCGTGTCCTAGAACTACTAGTAGGGGGGTTCCCAAGACACCAACCGCATACTCTTCACTAGCAATATCTTCAGTGATAGCAATATTACCAGCAACACGAACGACAAAGAGATCGCCAATTCCCTGATCAAAAACAATCTCTGGCACGACTCGTGAGTCTGCACAACTCAAAATAGCGGCAAAGGGTGCTTGTCCTGACGCAACTTCAGCTAGACGGGCAGCATCTTGATTGGGGTTGAGCCGCTTGCTTTCGACAAATCGCTGGTTTCCTTCCATCAGTTTCGCCAGCGCCTGATCAGGAGTCAAAGCACTATGGGAATGGGCACTTCCAGGATCGGCCTTAGGGGCTTGGGCTTGCTTAGTACGGGATGACCGATGTTCGACAGCTTGGGCTAATGCGCCCGTTCCTAACCAGGCTGTTACCGAACCTGTGCCAACCAGCCCTGCACCAAATTGAAGAAGGTTTCTTCTCGAAAACCTTTGTTGATCCGAGGATTTTCTCATAATTGTGTCTTGAACAACGAAAGCATTTTTGGACAAGCAAAAATGGGTTAAAGCCCACTCCTAAATTGAATCTTCTATGTACAGGTGACACAAAAATTGCTGTTGAAGCAAATCTTTAAACTCAAACGCTTGCTCTGATGAGACAGGTGGGTCAACTATGTATTAAACGCTAGGTTTTGTATAGATAAGCCCCTAGCTCGGGGGCTTTATCTATTACTTTTGATGTCTAACTCTCTGGTGGAGGAGTATTGTTTGTCAATTATGATGGATATTTATTCTGAATAGGTGCTTATTCGGGTAACTTCTGATCTTGCAACCTATAAAGTTCGCATGGGTAAGTAAAGTGCTGTTACACGGTCAGCGGAGAGCGATCGCACCCATTACCCCTTCAGCAGTCGGTATCCGTAGGTTGAGATCTGAAGCTA is drawn from Leptolyngbya subtilissima AS-A7 and contains these coding sequences:
- a CDS encoding NAD(P)H-quinone oxidoreductase subunit 4, whose protein sequence is MEQFPWLTVIVLLPLVAALFIPLIPDKSGKTVRWYALGVGTADFALMFYTFWRHYDASQATFQLAEKVVWLPQLGLSWALSVDGISASLVLLAGFVTTLSMFAAWQVDRRSRLFYTLMLILYAAQLGVFLAQDLILFFIMWEVELVPVYLLVCIWGGQNRDYAATKFLMYTALASIFILVAALGMGFYGDTLTFDMAELGRKQFPLGLELFLYAGLLVSFGVKLAIFPFHTWLPDTHGEASSPVSMILAGVLLKMGGYGLIRLNLELLPHAHVYFAPTLVILGVVNIVYGALNSFAQTNMKRRLAYSSISHMGFVLLGIASYTDLGVSGAMLQMLSHGLIASVLFFLAGVTYDRSRTMMMNQLGGLGQAMPTVFALFTMGTLASLALPGMSGFAGELEVLVGLATSDIYGPAFRSVALFLAAVGLILTPIYLLSMVRQVFHGASADQMCDLVPACDLDDLDLKAQGNQEANCFGTDCILPEEAEFRDASSREIFIAACFLGLIIAIGCYPKVATQMYDVKSMAVNSQVLTAYHETYPDTLQRLAQGRWSSAISAAQSADVLGVVK
- a CDS encoding carbonic anhydrase, producing MRKSSDQQRFSRRNLLQFGAGLVGTGSVTAWLGTGALAQAVEHRSSRTKQAQAPKADPGSAHSHSALTPDQALAKLMEGNQRFVESKRLNPNQDAARLAEVASGQAPFAAILSCADSRVVPEIVFDQGIGDLFVVRVAGNIAITEDIASEEYAVGVLGTPLLVVLGHERCGAVAAALEGGELPGVIESLVFAIRPAVQASEGKSGDRLTNAIKSNVSLQVQRLQNSSVIASALQEGKLKIVGAYYDLNTGEISLVD